In the Candidatus Saccharimonas aalborgensis genome, one interval contains:
- a CDS encoding M20 family metallopeptidase has product MTNNVLEHTKELVRIASVSGNETEILDFIHRWATEAGLSDIHATNRFVCGVVRAKKPARRALILCGHIDTVASGEVSEWSHIPWEPVEADGRLSGLGVGDMKAGVAIQMACMESAAAHPHEYDLWIAAVAAEEVDGAGAAAFTDYFESKTDYQEVNCIIAEPTNASRVEVGHRGNRFVTFSFSGEAGHASQEQQYAISSLPPLVAMLNDLEVIREHLRRKYRSEVMGVPSFTPTRVGSGKNSSLNKTSDLSTLSVDIRTTPEMDEDFERWIDNLAATYSCTWRYDASFVPSASCSRSAPILACAKQVTGIAASSISSGATDQAYFQQKGIDTIIYGPGEFERAHTCNESISIQAIKEVYRQYTAIMQAY; this is encoded by the coding sequence ATGACAAATAATGTGCTCGAACACACCAAGGAACTCGTCCGTATTGCTTCCGTTTCCGGGAATGAGACAGAGATATTGGATTTTATCCATCGTTGGGCGACAGAAGCGGGGCTCTCAGATATCCATGCTACCAATAGGTTTGTGTGTGGTGTCGTACGCGCTAAAAAGCCAGCGAGGCGTGCATTGATTCTTTGCGGTCACATTGATACCGTTGCGTCGGGTGAGGTCAGCGAGTGGTCGCATATTCCTTGGGAGCCTGTCGAAGCCGATGGTCGGCTCTCTGGCCTGGGTGTCGGTGATATGAAGGCCGGTGTGGCGATTCAGATGGCCTGTATGGAATCTGCAGCCGCACATCCACACGAGTATGATCTATGGATAGCCGCAGTTGCTGCCGAGGAAGTTGATGGCGCAGGTGCGGCTGCGTTCACTGATTACTTTGAGTCAAAGACAGACTATCAAGAGGTAAATTGTATTATCGCCGAGCCGACAAACGCTAGTCGTGTCGAGGTTGGTCACCGAGGTAATCGTTTTGTAACCTTTAGTTTCTCGGGAGAGGCTGGCCATGCGTCCCAAGAGCAGCAGTATGCTATTTCGTCTCTGCCGCCGCTCGTTGCGATGCTAAACGATCTTGAAGTGATTCGTGAGCATCTGCGCCGCAAGTATCGCAGTGAAGTAATGGGTGTACCGTCATTTACCCCTACCCGCGTAGGGTCGGGCAAGAATAGCTCGCTCAATAAAACAAGCGACCTGTCGACACTTTCAGTCGATATCCGTACCACGCCCGAGATGGACGAAGATTTTGAGCGATGGATCGATAACCTAGCGGCTACCTATTCATGCACCTGGCGATATGACGCAAGCTTTGTACCTTCTGCATCTTGTTCGCGTTCGGCACCCATCCTTGCCTGCGCAAAACAGGTGACGGGTATTGCTGCGTCGAGTATTAGCAGCGGTGCAACCGACCAAGCCTATTTCCAGCAGAAAGGTATCGACACGATTATTTATGGTCCGGGAGAGTTTGAACGTGCTCACACCTGTAACGAATCAATAAGCATCCAAGCGATAAAGGAGGTGTACCGGCAGTATACAGCTATCATGCAAGCGTATTAG
- a CDS encoding Nramp family divalent metal transporter, whose amino-acid sequence MMHKESSKQVVLLLGPAFVAAVAYVDPGNFAANFGAGAKYGFLLLWVLVLANSMAALAQYTSAKVGLVTGKSLPELVAERMSRWGRRLYWAQAELVAVATDIAEVVGGAVALNLLFGLQLPIGGLIIGIVSMALLGVYSHHGQKYFERLIVGLLLIIPLGFFVGLVQHPPNLSGVLSGLTPRFGGQETLLLATAMIGATIMPHVVYLHSALARDRHGKVKLSELQQYLKVTKIDVGLAMLIAGTVNIAMLLLAAAVLGGATVEGFGDIFEGLSSTLGPLVAVLFAVGLLVSGLASTAVGSQAGSVIMKDLVHVPIPLWIRRLITMIPALFLLILGIDPLLLLVISQVALSFGVPFALIPLSIISSNRNIMGAHTNSRVVSVLLYTITASVAILNMALIWLMLVPGS is encoded by the coding sequence ATGATGCATAAAGAGAGTAGTAAACAGGTAGTCTTGTTATTGGGTCCGGCTTTTGTTGCTGCGGTTGCTTATGTTGACCCGGGTAATTTCGCGGCTAATTTTGGGGCGGGTGCAAAGTACGGATTTCTACTGTTGTGGGTACTGGTGTTAGCTAATAGTATGGCAGCGCTAGCACAATATACAAGCGCCAAAGTAGGACTTGTGACCGGTAAGTCTCTCCCCGAACTCGTGGCCGAGCGAATGTCACGGTGGGGCCGGCGGTTGTATTGGGCGCAGGCGGAGCTCGTAGCAGTTGCGACCGATATCGCTGAGGTTGTGGGTGGTGCGGTAGCACTGAATCTGTTGTTCGGATTACAACTACCCATAGGCGGGCTGATTATAGGCATTGTCTCGATGGCGTTGCTGGGGGTGTATAGTCATCATGGTCAGAAATATTTTGAGCGGTTGATTGTCGGGCTATTATTGATCATTCCACTTGGGTTTTTTGTCGGGTTAGTACAGCACCCACCTAATCTGTCCGGTGTGCTCAGCGGGCTGACGCCGCGCTTTGGTGGTCAGGAGACACTACTGCTCGCAACGGCGATGATAGGAGCAACGATTATGCCGCACGTCGTCTACCTGCATTCCGCCTTAGCAAGAGATCGTCACGGAAAAGTAAAGTTGTCCGAATTACAACAGTATTTAAAAGTAACAAAGATAGACGTCGGACTCGCCATGCTCATTGCGGGAACGGTGAATATTGCCATGCTATTACTCGCCGCGGCAGTACTTGGGGGCGCTACGGTAGAGGGCTTTGGTGATATCTTTGAGGGGCTGAGTAGTACGCTTGGACCGTTGGTGGCGGTGCTCTTTGCTGTCGGGCTCCTGGTATCAGGATTGGCGAGTACCGCTGTGGGGAGCCAAGCGGGCAGTGTCATCATGAAGGACCTTGTGCACGTACCAATACCCCTGTGGATACGCCGGCTTATTACGATGATTCCCGCTCTTTTTTTGCTGATACTCGGCATCGACCCATTATTGTTGCTGGTGATATCGCAAGTCGCACTTAGTTTTGGTGTGCCATTTGCACTCATTCCACTCTCGATAATATCGTCAAATCGTAACATTATGGGTGCACATACGAACTCGCGTGTCGTTTCGGTGCTCCTCTATACCATCACTGCTTCTGTGGCGATACTCAATATGGCTTTGATCTGGCTTATGCTTGTGCCAGGCTCATAA
- a CDS encoding GNAT family N-acetyltransferase, which produces MSAGAVIEQYKRWGNSVELRVFDHLPYQRRLEIARALAVATTSSAEQPLQMLPITPEEVYAKYAGVVALVDGQFGGYVGAMQPLKHGVRTMSEVGSLWVPGEFRRHGIGTSLTKSVSRLIQLDGITPYAFCNPSSKGIFDASGYQERTLRDVPEEAGSLCARCPKLGARVLGVECCDTVMVYEEQHDK; this is translated from the coding sequence ATGTCGGCAGGAGCGGTGATAGAGCAATACAAACGGTGGGGAAATAGCGTCGAGCTACGCGTCTTTGACCATTTGCCGTATCAACGCCGCCTTGAAATCGCGCGAGCTCTCGCAGTTGCAACGACGAGCAGCGCTGAGCAACCACTTCAAATGCTGCCGATTACACCCGAGGAGGTGTACGCGAAATACGCGGGCGTGGTCGCGCTTGTTGACGGGCAATTTGGCGGCTATGTGGGAGCCATGCAGCCGCTTAAACATGGAGTAAGGACCATGTCTGAGGTAGGCTCACTATGGGTACCGGGCGAATTTCGTCGACATGGTATCGGTACGTCGCTGACCAAATCAGTTAGTCGCCTGATACAGTTGGACGGCATTACGCCGTACGCCTTCTGTAATCCTTCGAGTAAGGGTATTTTTGATGCGAGCGGTTACCAGGAGCGTACGCTCCGTGATGTTCCCGAGGAGGCAGGATCGCTCTGTGCCCGCTGTCCAAAGCTGGGAGCGAGAGTGCTTGGTGTAGAATGTTGCGATACTGTTATGGTGTATGAGGAACAGCATGACAAATAA
- a CDS encoding cytochrome c biogenesis CcdA family protein — MLLALASLLAGVFSALSPCVLPLIPMMLGTHAQGGNRRSSRVLLGLALSVIAFSVLLKSTTLLIDVPQQIWQIVGGGIVALFGASLLWPSLWEKFVLTSRFGLVAQQAVGNASTKQGALRDILLGASLGPLFNVCSPTYALIVAVLLPANPLQGLSLLFVYTLGLTLTLFAVAVGGSTFVHKLGWSLDTHGKFRRILGALLLLIGIAVVLGLDKKLQGLLVSSGLFDWQVNLESLIAQ; from the coding sequence ATGCTGCTCGCCCTTGCTTCACTGCTCGCTGGCGTTTTCTCGGCCCTTTCACCCTGCGTACTTCCACTCATCCCAATGATGCTCGGTACTCACGCACAAGGAGGCAACAGACGCAGTAGTCGCGTACTCCTTGGCCTGGCACTCTCCGTTATCGCGTTTAGCGTATTACTCAAATCAACCACTTTGCTTATCGATGTTCCTCAGCAAATCTGGCAAATCGTGGGTGGCGGGATTGTTGCGCTATTTGGCGCCTCTCTGTTATGGCCGAGCCTTTGGGAGAAATTTGTACTCACAAGTCGCTTCGGGTTAGTCGCACAACAAGCTGTCGGCAATGCGTCAACAAAACAGGGTGCACTTAGAGACATCTTACTCGGTGCTAGTCTCGGTCCCTTATTCAATGTCTGTAGCCCCACGTACGCACTCATCGTTGCAGTGCTGTTGCCTGCCAATCCGCTGCAGGGATTATCACTCTTGTTCGTCTACACACTCGGACTCACACTTACTCTCTTTGCAGTCGCGGTGGGTGGCTCTACCTTTGTACACAAACTAGGTTGGTCGCTCGACACGCACGGCAAATTCCGCCGTATCCTTGGGGCGCTTTTGTTACTCATCGGTATTGCAGTGGTGCTAGGCTTAGACAAAAAACTCCAGGGGCTGCTTGTGTCGAGCGGACTATTTGACTGGCAAGTTAACCTTGAGTCACTGATCGCTCAATAA
- a CDS encoding CTP synthase, with the protein MEAKIDMGKTKYIFVTGGVLSGVGKGITAASIGAVLQAKGKSLSIQKCDPYLNVDAGLLNPAEHGECFVTKDGAETDLDLGHYERFLDIEVTQQSATLSGRLLKELIDDERAGKFEGKTVQLVPHLTRAIQRKIELASEGSDVHIVELGGTVGDYEGLSFVEAFREFGRRVGRENALFVHVVYVPYIGTSKEFKSKPAQNALSDLRGFGIVPDIIIVRTDSPAPESIKRKIAMFGGVPDDAVLMMPNVDSVFKIPERIAESTLLPILNHFVGDEVAPDMRRWQGLVSMQESDKSEVVRIGLVAKYLDNEDTYLSVLEALKSAAWHEGVVLETTWINAETATDEDFATVDGLLVPGGFGVRGVEGKVAAARYALEHDVPYLGICLGLQTLVIAAARRGGLGHANSDEFEKSGQNVVYIMEDQVGKESTGGTLRLGDYPAQLVPDSLAARLYDGTTIVERHRHRYEVNQAFLEQIEKGGIVVSGTSPDGRLVEFVEAPGKRYIIATQAHPEFRSRPMRPHPLFGGLIHAARPRSPHLPTPDNRPAAN; encoded by the coding sequence ATGGAGGCGAAAATAGACATGGGAAAAACAAAATATATTTTTGTGACAGGCGGTGTCCTGTCGGGGGTAGGAAAAGGAATTACCGCGGCGAGCATTGGCGCAGTATTGCAAGCCAAAGGTAAGTCACTTTCAATTCAGAAATGCGACCCGTATCTTAATGTGGATGCGGGTCTTCTGAATCCAGCAGAACATGGTGAATGTTTCGTGACAAAAGATGGTGCTGAGACCGATCTCGACCTCGGACACTATGAACGATTTCTTGATATTGAAGTGACACAGCAGAGTGCGACATTGTCGGGAAGGCTCCTCAAAGAGCTGATTGATGACGAACGTGCGGGCAAGTTTGAGGGTAAAACTGTTCAGCTTGTACCACACCTGACACGAGCTATTCAGCGTAAGATTGAGTTGGCATCTGAGGGTTCTGATGTCCATATTGTTGAGTTGGGGGGAACGGTAGGTGACTACGAGGGCCTGAGTTTTGTCGAGGCGTTTCGTGAGTTTGGTCGCCGTGTTGGCCGTGAGAATGCACTTTTTGTCCACGTGGTATATGTGCCATATATTGGTACTAGCAAGGAGTTTAAGAGCAAGCCTGCTCAAAACGCCCTCAGTGATCTGAGAGGGTTTGGTATTGTTCCCGATATTATCATTGTGCGGACCGACAGTCCCGCGCCCGAGTCAATCAAGCGTAAGATTGCTATGTTTGGTGGTGTGCCGGACGATGCAGTACTGATGATGCCAAACGTCGATAGTGTTTTTAAGATTCCTGAGCGTATTGCCGAAAGTACCTTACTACCGATTCTTAATCACTTTGTTGGTGACGAAGTGGCTCCCGATATGCGGCGCTGGCAGGGGTTAGTCTCAATGCAAGAAAGTGACAAGAGTGAGGTAGTGCGAATTGGGCTTGTGGCAAAGTATCTCGACAATGAGGACACGTACTTGTCGGTACTTGAAGCGCTAAAGAGTGCAGCTTGGCATGAAGGTGTTGTGTTGGAAACAACATGGATCAATGCCGAAACGGCAACTGATGAAGATTTCGCGACTGTCGATGGGCTATTAGTGCCTGGCGGCTTTGGCGTGCGAGGGGTAGAGGGGAAGGTTGCGGCAGCGCGTTACGCCCTCGAACATGACGTTCCCTACCTTGGTATCTGCCTCGGGCTGCAGACACTTGTTATCGCAGCGGCACGACGCGGTGGCCTGGGCCACGCAAATAGCGATGAGTTCGAGAAGAGTGGCCAGAACGTTGTCTATATTATGGAAGACCAGGTAGGTAAGGAGTCAACAGGGGGAACATTACGACTTGGCGATTATCCCGCCCAGCTTGTGCCGGATAGTTTGGCAGCTCGACTCTATGATGGCACCACTATCGTTGAGCGCCATCGTCATCGCTACGAAGTCAACCAAGCGTTTCTCGAACAGATAGAAAAAGGTGGGATTGTTGTAAGTGGCACATCACCAGATGGTCGCCTGGTTGAGTTTGTGGAGGCACCCGGTAAACGATACATCATTGCTACTCAGGCTCACCCCGAATTTCGGTCTCGACCGATGCGGCCGCATCCGCTCTTTGGCGGGTTGATCCACGCGGCGCGGCCTCGATCTCCCCACCTCCCCACTCCAGACAACCGGCCCGCCGCTAACTAA
- the argH gene encoding argininosuccinate lyase: MTTTKLWQIDDDELHPLVEHYTVGNDRSCDQTLLGYDITATKAHAHMLSSISILSRDEYKQIADTLDALYDKWQKGTFVVTSEDEDGHTAIEKYLTAKLGPIGKKVHTGRSRNDQALVMMRLYLKDQLSAISAEVTTLCDAYDQAIAAAGSQAMPGYTHTQKAMPTTVALWLGSYRDAFADTLPYLTNTLALIDQNPLGSAAGFGIELPLDREMTTKELSFAKVQDNPLYCGLSRGVFELITIQAFVPFMVFAGKFAEDMLLFTSQEFNFFSLPKSMTTGSSIMPHKRNYDVFEIMRATAHSYSGHITKLHAITAGVGSGYHRDLQLTKAITIEACQSAQQTLEVLTLCVRNLMLNTKHLDAAMTDELYTVAKINKRVAEGMAFRDAYVEVKRTLQ, encoded by the coding sequence ATGACGACAACTAAACTTTGGCAAATTGATGACGATGAGCTCCACCCACTTGTCGAACACTACACGGTGGGAAATGACCGTAGCTGCGATCAAACACTTCTTGGCTACGATATCACCGCCACAAAAGCACATGCCCACATGCTCTCGAGTATCAGTATCCTTTCTCGGGATGAATATAAGCAAATTGCTGATACTCTCGACGCTCTCTACGATAAGTGGCAGAAAGGTACTTTTGTAGTTACATCAGAGGACGAAGATGGTCATACTGCTATAGAGAAATACCTCACCGCCAAACTAGGCCCGATCGGCAAAAAAGTTCACACTGGCCGCAGCCGCAACGATCAGGCGCTCGTGATGATGCGGCTGTACCTCAAGGATCAGCTCTCGGCGATCAGCGCTGAAGTTACCACGCTATGCGATGCCTACGATCAAGCGATCGCAGCGGCTGGATCGCAAGCGATGCCCGGCTATACGCACACCCAAAAAGCCATGCCTACGACTGTGGCATTGTGGCTCGGTTCGTACCGTGATGCATTTGCCGACACCCTGCCCTATCTCACAAACACGCTTGCCCTCATCGACCAAAACCCGCTCGGATCGGCAGCCGGCTTCGGTATCGAACTTCCTCTAGACCGTGAGATGACAACAAAAGAGCTTTCCTTTGCAAAAGTGCAAGATAACCCTCTCTACTGCGGTCTGTCACGCGGAGTATTTGAACTCATCACCATACAGGCCTTTGTCCCCTTCATGGTCTTTGCGGGGAAGTTTGCCGAGGACATGCTGTTATTTACATCACAAGAGTTTAATTTCTTCTCACTCCCAAAGAGTATGACGACTGGTTCGTCGATTATGCCTCACAAAAGAAATTACGATGTCTTTGAAATTATGCGCGCAACCGCCCACTCCTACTCAGGTCATATCACAAAACTACACGCAATTACTGCCGGGGTTGGCAGCGGCTATCACCGTGATCTCCAGCTTACCAAAGCCATCACCATCGAAGCCTGCCAATCAGCCCAGCAAACGCTTGAGGTTCTCACACTGTGTGTTCGCAATCTCATGCTCAACACAAAACATCTCGACGCTGCTATGACCGATGAGCTCTATACCGTTGCAAAGATCAACAAACGTGTCGCGGAGGGCATGGCATTTCGTGATGCCTACGTCGAAGTCAAACGTACCCTGCAATAG
- a CDS encoding argininosuccinate synthase: protein MNKEVTNYKKVASHEAHPNTFSRCLLLYSGGLDTSVMLKWIQETYHCEIITLTIDIGQTADDLTAIEAKAKKLGAKKTITYDAKKEFAEKFLSHAIKANADYQGGYALSTPLGRIIISELAVKFAKENNCHVIAHGATGKGNDQVRFESYITTLDPSLKIIAPVREWSMGREAEIAYAIAHDIPVVQTLDSPYSKDENMWGITSEGGEIEHPSLIPKTHAILSWCNPLDKTPQDATRIVIGFKNGVPVSIDGKPQSLTGIIETCNTIGATHGVGVVTLIEDRLVGLKVRGVYENPAATILITAHKKLEQLVSTRVENELKGLMDTKWAYMVYAAQWHEPTLHHISAYIDDHNKKVTGEVTVELHKGHANVVSLTSPHSLFDHSLATFDTSEAFNQNASAGFIEIYTLAQKTAYGVFTYDDN from the coding sequence ATGAACAAAGAAGTGACAAACTACAAAAAAGTTGCCAGCCACGAAGCTCACCCAAACACGTTTTCACGCTGCCTGCTGCTCTATTCGGGGGGTCTCGATACATCAGTTATGCTGAAATGGATACAAGAAACGTATCACTGCGAGATTATTACGCTCACCATTGATATCGGACAAACGGCCGACGACCTCACAGCAATCGAGGCAAAAGCAAAAAAACTTGGCGCAAAAAAAACCATTACCTACGATGCAAAAAAAGAATTCGCCGAAAAATTCCTCTCGCACGCCATCAAGGCAAACGCCGACTATCAGGGAGGTTATGCGCTGAGTACACCGCTTGGGAGAATTATCATTTCTGAGTTAGCGGTCAAATTTGCCAAAGAAAATAACTGTCACGTTATTGCACACGGTGCGACTGGCAAAGGTAACGACCAGGTGCGGTTTGAATCTTATATCACTACGCTCGATCCTTCGCTCAAAATCATTGCACCTGTTCGTGAGTGGAGCATGGGGCGCGAGGCTGAAATCGCCTACGCCATCGCCCACGATATTCCTGTCGTTCAAACCCTTGATTCGCCTTACTCGAAGGACGAAAATATGTGGGGCATCACCAGCGAAGGAGGAGAGATCGAGCATCCTAGTCTCATCCCAAAAACTCACGCCATTTTGAGTTGGTGTAATCCCCTCGACAAGACACCTCAAGACGCCACTCGTATCGTCATTGGCTTCAAAAACGGCGTCCCTGTCTCGATTGATGGCAAACCTCAGTCTCTTACTGGCATCATCGAAACCTGCAACACGATCGGCGCGACACACGGTGTCGGAGTAGTCACCCTTATCGAAGATCGTTTGGTGGGACTCAAGGTCCGAGGGGTCTACGAAAATCCCGCCGCGACCATCCTTATCACCGCGCACAAAAAACTTGAGCAACTCGTCTCAACGAGAGTCGAGAACGAATTGAAAGGTCTCATGGATACCAAATGGGCCTACATGGTGTACGCCGCTCAGTGGCACGAACCTACGCTTCATCACATCTCAGCGTACATAGACGATCACAATAAGAAAGTGACGGGGGAGGTTACTGTAGAACTCCACAAGGGACATGCCAACGTTGTTAGTCTCACCTCACCTCATTCGTTATTCGACCATAGTCTTGCCACATTTGACACCAGCGAAGCATTCAATCAAAATGCATCAGCAGGCTTCATTGAGATTTACACGCTTGCCCAGAAAACTGCATACGGAGTATTTACCTATGACGACAACTAA
- the argS gene encoding arginine--tRNA ligase — protein MDTIREAVNSVIESLYNKQLVAHIERPDYHYGDFATNVALQIAPGLGRPPREVAQELAEALQAHPLFNEVSIAGPGFINMRLTDKALAALVTTVPQAQLDGRHYVVEYSCPNAFKELHTGHLYQTVLGDMLCRLLEASGARVTRTSFGGDVGLHVARCLWGIVDTIGGEYPEKLDDVDKTPFGRARWISDCYVRGAAAYESSEQTKQAIDTLNKTIYEFHASDDHQSALAQIYWETRQWSFDYFEAFYKEIQVDTMRYYPESSTAPTGLEVVREQLAKGTVVESEGAVVFRGDETQHLHTRVFITSKGLPTYETKDIGVIWLERQEYQFDHRVLITGNDQKEYMRVVFAAAEIFDPSLSGTMTHITNGTVRFGDGKKMSSRLGNVARAIDVVNIVRDKVKELVSDPSLTDAVALGAIKYVFAKYRVGGDIAFDIDETVSLAGNSGPYIQYAHARACSILQKANQKGAPIHTGSFDSTERVLLYKLGEYTAVVEKATTEFAPHGICSYLYELAQAFNRFYEQSRIIGDEREAVRLSLVETYRDVLASGLAILGIEAVEKM, from the coding sequence ATGGATACTATTCGCGAAGCGGTCAATTCAGTTATTGAATCGTTGTATAATAAACAACTTGTTGCTCATATTGAGCGACCCGACTACCACTATGGTGATTTCGCGACAAACGTGGCGCTACAGATCGCACCTGGTCTGGGTCGTCCGCCCCGCGAAGTTGCGCAGGAACTTGCGGAAGCGCTTCAGGCTCATCCTCTATTCAATGAAGTATCGATCGCTGGTCCAGGATTTATCAATATGCGACTGACGGATAAGGCATTGGCCGCTCTGGTGACGACTGTGCCCCAGGCGCAGTTGGATGGTAGACATTACGTTGTGGAATACAGCTGTCCGAATGCCTTTAAGGAGCTTCACACGGGGCATCTCTACCAAACAGTGCTCGGTGATATGTTGTGTCGACTGCTCGAAGCGAGTGGAGCACGGGTAACGCGGACGAGCTTCGGCGGCGACGTCGGATTGCATGTGGCGAGATGCCTATGGGGAATCGTCGATACCATTGGCGGTGAATATCCTGAGAAATTGGATGATGTCGACAAAACACCGTTTGGTCGAGCGCGGTGGATTAGCGACTGTTATGTCCGCGGTGCCGCCGCTTATGAAAGCTCCGAGCAAACAAAGCAAGCTATCGATACTCTCAATAAAACGATCTACGAATTTCACGCGAGCGATGATCACCAGTCTGCACTTGCGCAGATCTATTGGGAGACACGTCAGTGGAGTTTTGACTATTTCGAGGCGTTTTATAAAGAGATACAGGTGGATACGATGCGCTATTACCCAGAGAGTAGCACAGCACCAACTGGTCTCGAAGTTGTCCGTGAGCAGCTCGCGAAGGGAACGGTGGTTGAGTCAGAAGGAGCGGTCGTTTTCAGAGGAGATGAGACGCAGCATCTCCATACGCGGGTGTTTATTACCAGCAAAGGTCTGCCGACCTACGAGACAAAAGATATCGGTGTGATTTGGCTCGAGCGACAAGAATATCAGTTTGACCATCGTGTGTTGATCACCGGTAACGACCAAAAAGAATATATGCGTGTGGTATTTGCGGCGGCGGAGATATTTGATCCAAGCTTGTCGGGTACGATGACGCATATTACGAACGGCACGGTGCGATTTGGGGATGGTAAAAAAATGAGTTCGCGCCTAGGAAACGTTGCTCGGGCGATTGACGTGGTAAATATCGTACGCGATAAAGTGAAGGAGCTCGTGTCCGATCCTTCGCTGACCGACGCCGTTGCCCTTGGGGCCATCAAATATGTATTTGCCAAATACCGTGTGGGAGGCGACATTGCTTTTGATATTGACGAGACGGTGAGCTTAGCGGGTAATAGCGGGCCATATATCCAATATGCTCACGCTCGTGCGTGCAGCATTTTGCAAAAAGCGAATCAAAAAGGTGCACCAATTCACACGGGCTCTTTTGATAGTACTGAGCGGGTTCTCCTGTATAAACTTGGTGAGTATACAGCTGTAGTCGAAAAAGCAACGACAGAGTTCGCTCCTCATGGGATTTGTAGCTACCTCTATGAACTTGCTCAAGCATTCAACCGGTTTTACGAGCAATCACGCATCATCGGTGATGAGCGCGAGGCAGTACGCCTCAGTCTCGTCGAAACCTACCGGGATGTGTTGGCCTCAGGACTCGCAATTCTCGGTATCGAAGCAGTCGAAAAAATGTAA
- a CDS encoding thioredoxin family protein, with translation MRKPFVIGATVTFVILASGLLYLFMRPSTAPSQQSVNAPSNVNTTPSSPASSTQGRYTTYSAAAANDTSFSETILFFYAPWCPECRAFDTVLTSATIPESTQILKVDYDTATDLKQRYGVTLQTTFVKITSGGEKVSLWTAYGKEKSLQAVLSNT, from the coding sequence ATGAGAAAACCTTTTGTTATAGGAGCAACGGTGACGTTTGTCATCTTGGCTAGCGGCTTACTTTATCTATTTATGCGTCCCTCCACCGCTCCATCTCAACAATCAGTTAATGCACCAAGTAATGTTAATACAACCCCGTCGTCTCCTGCTTCGTCTACACAGGGACGCTACACCACCTATAGCGCTGCGGCAGCAAATGACACTTCTTTTAGTGAGACGATTTTGTTCTTTTACGCTCCGTGGTGTCCTGAGTGTCGCGCATTTGATACGGTACTCACTTCGGCGACTATTCCTGAAAGTACGCAGATACTCAAGGTTGACTACGATACAGCAACTGATCTGAAGCAACGCTACGGTGTCACGCTTCAGACGACGTTTGTCAAAATAACCAGCGGCGGCGAAAAAGTCAGTCTATGGACTGCCTACGGAAAAGAGAAGTCGCTCCAGGCCGTGCTGAGTAATACCTAA